In one Candidatus Kuenenbacteria bacterium genomic region, the following are encoded:
- the recR gene encoding recombination protein RecR has translation MDHPEIIQKLIDNFASLPGIGQKTAERLVYYLLKNERDEKISDFGNNLLKLKKEVYSCPVCGNYINSSSCTLCNEPKRDRTKICLVAEAQDIWYLEKMGTYNGLYHVLNGLVDPINGITAEKLNITALGKRLPGGIVKEIIMGFNPTMEGESTIIYLKKLIKEKYPQIKITRLSRGLPMGSDLEYADEITLQSAMNNRTEI, from the coding sequence ATGGACCATCCTGAAATAATCCAAAAATTGATAGATAATTTTGCTTCGCTGCCGGGCATTGGCCAAAAAACAGCCGAGCGGCTGGTTTATTATTTATTAAAAAATGAGCGAGATGAAAAAATTTCAGATTTTGGCAATAACCTTTTAAAGCTAAAAAAAGAGGTATACAGTTGCCCTGTTTGCGGTAATTATATCAATAGTAGCAGTTGTACTCTCTGCAATGAGCCTAAACGCGATCGCACTAAAATCTGCCTAGTGGCAGAGGCACAAGATATTTGGTATTTGGAAAAGATGGGCACTTACAATGGACTTTATCATGTGCTAAATGGTTTAGTTGACCCAATAAATGGTATCACCGCCGAGAAACTTAATATCACCGCCTTGGGCAAAAGACTACCAGGTGGGATAGTGAAAGAAATAATAATGGGATTTAATCCAACCATGGAAGGTGAATCGACAATTATTTATTTGAAAAAATTGATCAAAGAAAAATATCCACAAATAAAAATAACTCGCTTATCGCGAGGGTTGCCCATGGGTAGCGATCTCGAATATGCAGATGAGATAACACTGCAAAGTGCAATGAATAATAGAACAGAGATTTAA
- the dnaB gene encoding replicative DNA helicase: MKDVGRMPPQNLEAEQSVLGSLLIDKNAITKIADALIPQEFYKDAHRIIYENMLALYEDKEPIDILSLTSKLEEKKLLETVGGRTYLIDLTNSVPTASNVVYYAKIVRKKATLRKMIETAAEIEQMGYEEESEVDALLDQAESKLFGISQGFLKPEFVPIKNLLTEAFDRIDDLHKEKGKLRGVPTGFGDLDKKLAGLQKSDLIILAARPSIGKTSLALDIARQVAVKQNVPVAIFSLEMSKEQLIDRMLCAEAGVSLWKLRTGNLSDRESYGNESDFSKIGHAMGTLSEATIFIDDTPMANVMEIRTKARRLQAEHGLGLIVIDYLQLMEGRAGTSNPDNRVQVVSEISRGLKAIARELNVPLIALSQLSRQVESRPMAIPKLADLRESGSIEQDADVVMFIYREEVYKKDTSRPHIADILIQKHRNGPTGSVSLFFNEETVSFKNLEQKVEELQF, from the coding sequence ATGAAAGATGTCGGCCGCATGCCACCACAAAATCTGGAAGCAGAGCAATCAGTGCTTGGTTCTCTTTTGATTGACAAAAATGCCATTACCAAAATCGCTGATGCTCTGATACCACAAGAATTTTACAAAGACGCTCATAGGATTATCTATGAAAATATGTTGGCGCTTTATGAGGACAAAGAGCCGATTGATATCTTGAGTCTGACTTCCAAACTAGAAGAAAAAAAATTATTAGAAACAGTTGGCGGCCGTACATATTTGATTGACCTGACCAATTCAGTACCCACGGCTTCTAATGTAGTTTACTATGCCAAGATTGTCAGAAAAAAAGCCACCCTCAGAAAAATGATTGAGACAGCGGCGGAGATAGAGCAGATGGGCTATGAGGAAGAAAGCGAAGTGGATGCGCTCTTGGATCAGGCAGAAAGTAAATTGTTTGGCATTTCACAAGGATTTTTGAAACCAGAATTTGTACCCATCAAAAACTTGCTGACCGAAGCATTCGACAGGATCGATGATCTACATAAAGAAAAGGGTAAATTGCGCGGGGTGCCAACCGGTTTTGGCGATTTGGACAAAAAACTGGCGGGGCTACAAAAATCAGATTTAATAATTTTGGCGGCTAGGCCGAGTATCGGTAAGACCAGCTTGGCTTTGGATATTGCTAGGCAAGTGGCGGTAAAACAAAATGTCCCGGTGGCCATATTTTCCCTAGAAATGAGTAAGGAGCAATTGATAGACAGGATGCTCTGTGCCGAGGCTGGAGTTAGTCTGTGGAAGTTGCGCACCGGAAACCTTTCAGATAGAGAAAGCTATGGTAATGAATCGGATTTTTCCAAAATCGGTCACGCAATGGGTACATTGTCTGAAGCTACAATATTTATAGACGATACTCCCATGGCTAATGTAATGGAAATCCGCACCAAGGCCAGAAGGTTGCAAGCAGAACACGGACTGGGGTTGATTGTAATTGACTATCTGCAGCTGATGGAGGGCCGGGCCGGTACGAGTAATCCGGACAATCGGGTCCAAGTAGTCTCGGAAATATCGCGCGGTTTAAAGGCGATAGCTAGAGAGCTCAATGTACCCTTGATCGCCCTGTCACAGCTCTCAAGGCAGGTAGAATCAAGGCCAATGGCTATACCAAAGTTGGCCGACCTAAGAGAGAGCGGCAGTATCGAACAAGATGCTGATGTAGTAATGTTTATTTATAGAGAAGAAGTGTACAAAAAAGATACCTCGAGACCGCACATCGCCGATATTCTCATTCAAAAACATCGCAACGGCCCGACTGGATCAGTGTCCTTGTTTTTCAATGAAGAAACAGTTAGTTTCAAAAATCTTGAACAAAAGGTGGAAGAGTTACAGTTCTAA
- a CDS encoding IS1595 family transposase produces the protein MASKLIPNSKLTNRQISQIIDLFVLEVPAIKVAKVLKVNRHSIERIYTIIRLCLARECELLSPFTGEVEVDESYFGGKRKGHRGRGAAGKVPVFGLLKRNGKVYTQIVHDVSRETLRKIIHSQIIPESVIYSDSFRAYDGLVLDGFKHYRINHDKEFAKKRNHINGIENFWGYAKTKLKRYYGIDRKRFNLYLKEMEFRFNHRKDDNLANIIKKIIKKHY, from the coding sequence ATGGCAAGCAAGTTAATACCAAACAGCAAATTAACCAATAGACAAATAAGTCAGATCATAGACCTGTTTGTCCTCGAAGTACCAGCCATTAAGGTGGCTAAAGTACTCAAGGTTAATCGTCATTCAATAGAGCGAATCTACACGATCATCCGTCTCTGCCTAGCGCGTGAATGTGAATTACTATCGCCATTCACAGGCGAGGTAGAAGTAGATGAATCATATTTCGGTGGGAAACGTAAAGGTCATCGTGGCCGTGGCGCAGCTGGGAAAGTCCCTGTTTTCGGCCTATTGAAGCGTAATGGCAAGGTTTACACCCAGATAGTCCATGATGTCTCCAGAGAGACCTTGCGCAAGATTATTCATTCCCAGATAATTCCTGAAAGTGTGATCTATTCTGACAGCTTTAGAGCTTACGATGGTTTAGTCCTAGACGGCTTTAAACACTACCGTATTAATCATGATAAAGAATTCGCTAAAAAGCGCAACCACATAAATGGGATAGAAAACTTCTGGGGCTATGCCAAGACTAAACTTAAACGCTACTATGGGATAGACAGAAAACGGTTTAATTTGTATTTAAAAGAAATGGAATTTAGATTTAACCACCGGAAAGATGATAATTTGGCTAATATTATTAAAAAAATTATTAAAAAACATTACTAA
- a CDS encoding YbaB/EbfC family nucleoid-associated protein has protein sequence MFGQIKDLYKLKQQAGQLQAMLKDETATAENGGVKITMNGNQEVIGVEINPDLPKEQQEKYLKEAFNEAVKKVQRLMAEKMMGMQ, from the coding sequence ATGTTTGGACAAATAAAAGACCTCTACAAACTCAAACAACAGGCCGGACAACTCCAAGCCATGCTCAAAGATGAGACAGCAACAGCAGAAAATGGCGGCGTAAAAATAACTATGAACGGCAATCAGGAAGTGATTGGGGTGGAAATTAATCCGGATCTCCCCAAAGAACAGCAGGAGAAATATTTGAAAGAAGCTTTTAATGAAGCAGTGAAAAAAGTCCAACGCCTCATGGCGGAAAAAATGATGGGGATGCAATAG
- the rplU gene encoding 50S ribosomal protein L21, whose product MSKIAVVRTGGKQYVVKEKDTIKAEKLNLNVGDKLDLEVLMLGEEDGSKVEVGQPVLSTKSKAKVVEQGRAKKIRVVHYKNKTRQHKVYGHRQPFTKLEIESLG is encoded by the coding sequence ATGTCCAAAATAGCAGTAGTCCGCACCGGCGGCAAGCAATATGTGGTCAAAGAAAAAGACACCATTAAAGCTGAAAAATTAAATCTTAACGTCGGCGACAAATTGGATTTGGAAGTTTTGATGTTGGGAGAGGAAGACGGTTCCAAGGTAGAGGTTGGTCAGCCGGTTTTATCTACCAAGTCTAAGGCCAAGGTCGTAGAACAGGGTCGGGCCAAAAAAATACGCGTTGTTCACTACAAGAATAAAACCCGTCAACACAAAGTTTATGGACACAGGCAACCATTTACGAAGCTCGAAATAGAATCTCTAGGCTAA